The following proteins come from a genomic window of Clupea harengus chromosome 22, Ch_v2.0.2, whole genome shotgun sequence:
- the asip2b gene encoding agouti-signaling protein 2b isoform X2 — translation MGKLDKFIICICLLATIESVVEGNEGKRRKHENDAMHDGGSVQSGIWTPEKPRRLFARTRFELQQRLQVMVFGCMFSIHASINEQP, via the exons ATGGGTAAATTGGACAAGTTCATTATCTGCATATGTCTGCTGGCAACGATTGAGTCCGTCGTGGAAGGAAACGAAGGCAAACGCAGAAAGCATGAAAATGATGCCATGCACGATGGTGGATCAGTTCAGTCAG GTATTTGGACCCCAGAGAAACCAAGAAGGCTTTTTGCCAGAACCCGATTTGAGCTTCAGCAAAGACTACAAGTGATG GTATTTGGCTGTATGTTCTCTATACATGCATCAATCAATGAACAGCCATAA
- the asip2b gene encoding agouti-signaling protein 2b isoform X1 — protein sequence MGKLDKFIICICLLATIESVVEGNEGKRRKHENDAMHDGGSVQSGIWTPEKPRRLFARTRFELQQRLQVMRPRPVTAKPAQALPARAAPPVAPVVVRRCPGLMEACSPHKPCCDPCATCHCRLFNAICHCWKMSNRCSKTT from the exons ATGGGTAAATTGGACAAGTTCATTATCTGCATATGTCTGCTGGCAACGATTGAGTCCGTCGTGGAAGGAAACGAAGGCAAACGCAGAAAGCATGAAAATGATGCCATGCACGATGGTGGATCAGTTCAGTCAG GTATTTGGACCCCAGAGAAACCAAGAAGGCTTTTTGCCAGAACCCGATTTGAGCTTCAGCAAAGACTACAAGTGATG AGACCCAGGCCTGTGACTGCAAAACCTGCCCAAGCTCTTCCAGCCCGTGCTGCCCCTCCTGTTGCCCCTGTTGTGGTGCGGCGCTGCCCGGGGCTGATGGAAGCCTGCTCACCCCACAAGCCCTGCTGCGACCCCTGTGCCACCTGCCACTGCCGCCTCTTCAATGCCATCTGCCACTGCTGGAAAATGAGCAACCGTTGCTCCAAAACGACCTAA